One Candidatus Polarisedimenticolia bacterium DNA window includes the following coding sequences:
- a CDS encoding hemolysin family protein, whose amino-acid sequence MSLLSIAFRIVAALLLVLGNAFFVAAEFAIIRVRPTRLREIELSGDPRARIAAGILHHLDSYLSACQLGITIMSLGLGWIGEEAFAPLFEAMFRPLGFGLLAVHSAALACAFALITLMHIILGELVPKSAAIRRPGRLTVRLAIPLRIFYLVAFPLLWLMNGASMLALRSLGIRPHEKEVRQSEEELRMVLTESSHQGILSSAEMEIMQRATRFSDKKALDVMVPRSRTVVWDPKLTIEANLVRTRKWGHTRYPVADREGKRFVGVINIKDLAWLSPADRQRLDLDRLLRPLLEVAASDRIDMMLREMRRRRIHIAAVMEQDRAMGILTMEDIIEEIFGEIQDEFEPAPAPS is encoded by the coding sequence TTGAGCCTCTTGAGTATCGCGTTCCGGATCGTCGCGGCGCTGCTGCTGGTGCTGGGCAACGCCTTCTTCGTGGCGGCCGAGTTCGCGATCATCCGGGTGCGTCCCACCCGGCTGCGCGAGATCGAGCTCTCCGGCGACCCGCGCGCCCGCATCGCCGCCGGCATCCTGCATCATCTGGACTCGTATCTTTCGGCCTGCCAGCTCGGAATCACCATCATGAGCCTGGGGCTGGGCTGGATCGGCGAGGAGGCTTTCGCTCCCCTCTTCGAGGCGATGTTCCGGCCCCTCGGCTTCGGCTTGCTGGCGGTGCACTCCGCTGCCCTGGCCTGCGCCTTCGCCCTGATCACGCTGATGCACATCATCCTCGGCGAGCTGGTCCCGAAGTCGGCGGCCATCCGCCGACCCGGAAGGCTCACCGTCCGCCTCGCCATCCCGCTGCGGATCTTCTACCTGGTCGCCTTCCCGCTGCTGTGGCTGATGAACGGCGCCTCCATGCTGGCACTGCGCTCGCTGGGAATCCGGCCGCACGAGAAGGAGGTCCGCCAGTCGGAGGAGGAGCTGCGTATGGTCCTTACCGAATCCTCGCACCAGGGGATACTCTCCTCCGCCGAGATGGAGATCATGCAGCGGGCCACCCGCTTCTCGGACAAGAAGGCGCTCGACGTGATGGTGCCCCGCTCCCGCACCGTCGTCTGGGATCCCAAGCTGACGATCGAGGCGAATCTGGTCCGCACCCGGAAGTGGGGACATACGCGCTATCCCGTGGCCGACCGCGAGGGGAAGCGGTTCGTCGGCGTCATCAACATCAAGGATCTCGCCTGGCTCTCCCCCGCCGATCGGCAGCGCCTTGACCTGGATCGCCTGCTGCGCCCGCTGCTCGAGGTGGCGGCGAGCGATCGGATCGACATGATGCTGCGGGAGATGCGTCGCCGGCGTATCCACATCGCCGCGGTGATGGAGCAGGAC